One Setaria viridis chromosome 5, Setaria_viridis_v4.0, whole genome shotgun sequence genomic region harbors:
- the LOC117857833 gene encoding pentatricopeptide repeat-containing protein At5g56310 translates to MPPPPPPLPPAFHRVLSLLPRVASPRQLLQAHAFLLPRGGHRHPRLLSALLLASLRLASRHRSHPAALLRHVHPSVSLGAAARLPPPLLRGSLLGPQLHSLLLRAGLAASDAHVSASLVQVYCACGRISAARRVFDEMRGRDVVAWNVMIAGYVKSGDLVRARELFDVTPKRNVVSWTIMIGAYAQMKQPEEAVEVFRRMQVEEGIEPDGVALLSVLSACGDLGAVDLGEWVHMFVVRRGLFQKIPLMNAIIDMYMKCGCIEKAVDVFEGMQEKSVVTWTTLIAGFALHGLGLQAVEMFHRMVRENVAPNDVTFLAVLSACSHVGLTDLGRWYFNVMVSQYGMKPCVEHYGCMVDILGRAGCLKEAQDLVQEMPFKANAAIWGALLAAARTHGDAGLGEQALLHLIDLEPHNSGNYILLSNIYAEQERWDDVRKLRKAMKERGLRNVPGASSIEIDGMVHEFTARDGSHPCLHRICKVLCEINANMKSVGFVAVLPELLHAIEEG, encoded by the coding sequence atgccgccgccgccgccgcctctgcccccTGCGTTCCACCGTGTGCTCTCCCTCCTCCCGCGCGTCGCCTCCCCGCGCCAGCTCCTTCAGGCGCacgccttcctcctcccccgcggcggccaccgccacccgcgACTCCTCtccgcgctcctcctcgcctccctccgCCTCGCTTCCCGCCACCGCTCCCACCCTGCCGCCCTTCTGCGCCACGTGCACCCCTCCGTCTCCCTCGGGGCCGCCGcacgcctcccgccgccgctcctccgcggGAGCCTCCTCGGGCCGCAGCTCCACTCCCTACTCCTCCGCGCCGGCCTCGCGGCCTCCGACGCGCACGTCTCCGCCAGCCTGGTCCAGGTGTACTGCGCCTGCGGACGCATCTCCGCCGCGCGCAGGGTGTTCGACGAGATGCGAGGTAGGGACGTGGTGGCCTGGAATGTTATGATCGCGGGGTACGTGAAGTCCGGGGACCTGGTCCGCGCGCGCGAGCTGTTTGATGTAACGCCAAAGAGGAATGTGGTGTCGTGGACAATTATGATTGGGGCGTACGCACAGATGAAGCAGCCAGAGGAAGCGGTAGAGGTGTTCCGGAGGATGCAGGTGGAAGAGGGGATCGAGCCTGATGGGGTGGCTTTGCTGTCAGTTTTGTCGGCATGTGGGGATTTGGGCGCGGTTGATCTAGGGGAGTGGGTGCACATGTTTGTGGTGAGGCGGGGATTATTCCAGAAGATACCACTGATGAATGCGATCATTGACATGTACATGAAATGCGGGTGTATCGAGAAGGCAGTGGATGTGTTTGAGGGTATGCAAGAGAAGAGCGTCGTGACTTGGACAACACTGATTGCTGGATTCGCATTGCATGGTCTTGGTTTGCAAGCTGTTGAAATGTTTCACAGGATGGTGAGGGAGAATGTGGCGCCAAATGATGTCACTTTTCTTGCTGTCCTCTCAGCGTGTAGCCATGTTGGACTGACTGATTTGGGCCGCTGGTATTTCAATGTCATGGTGTCCCAGTATGGGATGAAGCCATGTGTTGAGCATTATGGGTGCATGGTTGATATACTTGGTCGTGCTGGTTGTTTAAAGGAGGCTCAGGATTTGGTTCAGGAGATGCCTTTCAAGGCAAATGCAGCAATATGGGGAGCTCTTCTTGCTGCTGCTAGGACCCATGGTGACGCTGGCCTTGGAGAACAAGCTTTATTGCATTTAATTGACCTTGAGCCTCACAACAGTGGGAACTATATTCTCCTGTCGAATATTTATGCAGAACAGGAGAGGTGGGATGATGTTAGGAAACTTCGAAAGGCAATGAAAGAAAGGGGGCTAAGGAATGTGCCAGGGGCAAGTTCTATTGAAATCGATGGTATGGTTCATGAGTTCACTGCTAGAGATGGATCTCATCCTTGCTTACATAGGATATGTAAAGTATTATGTGAGATCAACGCCAATATGAAATCAGTTGGTTTTGTCGCTGTGCTCCCTGAACTACTGCATGCTATTGAAGAAGGCTAA
- the LOC117857334 gene encoding 5'-3' exoribonuclease 3 isoform X1 produces the protein MGVPAFYRWLAEKYPMVVVDVVEEEAVEIEGVKVPVDTSKPNPNGLEFDNLYLDMNGIIHPCFHPEDRPSPTTFGEVFQCMFDYIDRLFVMVRPRRLLYMAIDGVAPRAKMNQQRSRRFRAAKDAADAAAEEERLREEFEREGRKLPPKQQSQTCDSNVITPGTEFMAVLSVALQYYIHLRLNYDPGWKQIKVILSDANVPGEGEHKIMSYIRGQRNLSGFKPNTRHCLYGLDADLIMLALATHEVHFSILREVVYTPGQQDKCFLCGQVGHLAANCEGKVKRKAGEFDEKGDAIVPKKPYQFLNIWTLREYLEYEFRMPNPPFQIDFERIVDDFIFMCFFVGNDFLPHMPTLEIREGAINLLMAVYKKEFPSMGGYLTDSCTPDLDRVEHFIQAVGSYEDKIFQKRARLHQRQAERIKREKAQAKRGDDLDPHVRDDLIVPVQRFQGSRLASGAVPAPYEQNGSHKDNKEMNNRARKAARVSTSGSSIAAAIVDAENDLEAQERDNKEELKSMLKDALREKSDIFNSENPEEDKVKLGEPGWRERYYEEKFGARTPEQIEEIRRDVVLKYTEGLCWVMHYYYEGVCSWQWFYPYHYAPFASDLRDLGQLDITFELGTPFKPFDQLMGVFPAASAHALPLQYRRLMMDPNSPIIDFYPTDFEVDMNGKRYSWQGIAKLPFIDEARLLAEIKKVEHTLTPEEARRNSVMFDMLFVNGSHPLSPYIYSLNSKFGHLPDKERNEIKEKLDPSASGGMNGYITLCSGDPCPPIFRSPVDGLEDIMDNQVICSIYKLPDHHKHIARPPAGVIIPKKTVEAGDLKPPPVLWHEDSGRRPHDNSNRHNPPGAISGRQLGEAAHRLVINSLNAHGRGQHNGPSMPYQTIMNGMHHLNVVHPIGNQGMPPRVEQSAGRPGWNVPRDSVPDGQIPAYASSGSGHYQYDRSGQYEQGNRGRQQNHPYARDGYHDARGRVPPAYGYQQTGGNMYSSQPVALPPGPGLYGQQPPSAYPGVRGGGYQPPPYGGAQQWQQQPYSSYAGRGPYGGGPPPTRADSRSQQSQNRYGALDRSSNRRPPSGYGR, from the exons ATGGGTGTGCCGGCGTTCTACCGGTGGCTGGCCGAGAAGTAcccgatggtggtggtggacgtggtggaggaggaggctgtggAGATCGAGGGCGTGAAGGTGCCCGTCGACACCTCTAAGCCCAATCCCAACGGCCTCGAGTTCGACAACCTCTACCTTGATATGAATGGTATCATACACCCCTGCTTCCACCCGGAGGACAGG CCCTCCCCAACAACATTTGGTGAGGTTTTCCAGTGCATGTTTGATTACATCGACAGACTGTTCGTCATGGTTCGCCCTCGGAGGCTTTTGTACATGGCCATCG ATGGTGTGGCTCCTCGTGCTAAGATGAACCAGCAGCGCTCTAGACGATTCAGAGCTGCAAAAGATGCAGCGGATGCG GCTGCAGAAGAAGAACGGCTACGTGAAGAGTTTGAGAGGGAAGGCAGAAAACTTCCTCCAAAACAGCAATCACAAACATGTGATTCCAATGTTATTACTCCAGGGACTGAGTTTATGGCTGTTTTATCAGTTGCTTTGCAGTATTACATCCATCTCAGGTTGAATTATGATCCTGGATGGAAACAAATTAAA GTTATTTTGTCTGATGCCAATGTTCCTGGTGAAGGGGAACATAAAATTATGTCGTACATTCGTGGCCAACGGAATCTGTCTGGTTTTAAACCAAATACACGCCATTGCCTGTATGGCCTG GATGCAGATCTGATCATGTTAGCTTTAGCAACACATGAAGTACACTTCTCAATACTGAGAGAG GTAGTTTATACACCTGGACAGCAGGATAAATGCTTCTTGTGTGGTCAGGTGGGACATTTAGCAGCAAACTGTGAAGGAAAGGTGAAAAGAAAAGCTGGGGAGTTTGATGAGAAGGGTGATGCTATTGTTCCCAAGAAGCCTTATCAG TTCTTGAATATATGGACCCTTCGGGAGTACTTAGAATATGAGTTCAGAATGCCAAACCCACCCTTCCAAATTGATTTTGAACGCATTGTTGATGATTTCATCTTCATGTGCTTCTTTGTTGGCAACGATTTTCTTCCACATATGCCAACACTAGAGATCCGTGAG GGAGCTATTAATTTGCTAATGGCAGTAtacaagaaggaatttccctCAATGGGTGGCTATTTAACTGATTCTTGCACG CCTGATCTGGATAGAGTTGAACACTTCATTCAAGCAGTTGGTTCCTATGAGGATAAAATATTTCAGAAAAGAGCCCGTTTGCATCAG CGTCAAGCAGAAAGAATTAAACGAGAAAAGGCCCAAGCTAAGCGGGGTGATGATCTGGATCCTCATGTTAGGGACGATCTTATTGTACCTGTTCAACGTTTTCAAGGGTCTCGCCTGGCCTCTGGGGCTGTACCTGCACCATATGAGCAGAATGGATCTCACAAAGACAACAAAGAAATGAACAATCGAGCTCGGAAAGCTGCGCGAGTATCAACGTCAGGTTCCAGCATTGCTGCAGCCATAGTTGATGCTGAAAATGACCTTGAAGCCCAA GAACGTGACAACAAAGAAGAACTGAAGTCAATGCTTAAAGATGCACTTCGAGAGAAGTCAGATATTTTTAATTCTGAAAATCCAGAGGAGGATAAG GTGAAACTTGGAGAACCGGGATGGAGGGAAAGGTACTATGAAGAGAAATTTGGGGCAAGAACACCTGAACAGATTGAAGAAATACGGAGAGATGTC GTTCTCAAATACACTGAAGGTTTGTGTTGGGTAATGCACTACTATTACGAAGGGGTCTGCTCATGGCAATG GTTCTATCCTTATCACTATGCTCCGTTCGCTTCGGATTTGAGGGATTTGGGTCAACTTGATATTACATTTGAACTTGGGACACCGTTCAAACCTTTTGATCAGCTTATGGGGGTTTTCCCAGCTGCAAG TGCCCATGCACTGCCGCTACAGTATCGGCGACTGATGATGGATCCAAATTCACCAATAATTGACTTTTATCCTACTG ATTTTGAAGTAGATATGAATGGGAAGAGATATTCTTGGCAA GGAATTGCAAAATTGCCCTTTATCGATGAAGCTCGCTTATTGGCTGAGATAAAAAAAGTTGAGCATACTTTGACG CCTGAAGAAGCAAGGAGAAACAGTGTCATGTTCGATATGCTTTTTGTGAATGGATCACACCCGCTTTCTCCATATATCTACTCTCTCAACAGCAAATTTGGACATCTGCCTGACAAAGAGAGAaatgaaattaaagaaaagcttGATCCTTCTGCTAG TGGAGGAATGAATGGCTACATAACTCTTTGCAGTGGGGATCCATGCCCTCCTATCTTTAGGTCTCCTGTGGATGGGCTGGAGGATATTATGGATAATCAAGTGAT ATGCTCGATCTACAAGCTTCCGGATCATCATAAGCACATAGCCCGGCCTCCAGCTGGTGTTATCATACCCAAGAAG ACTGTTGAAGCTGGGGATCTGAAACCACCTCCAGTGCTGTGGCATGAAGACAGCGGCAGGAGGCCTCATGATAATAGCAACAG GCACAACCCACCAGGAGCCATATCAGGCCGCCAACTTGGAGAGGCAGCCCACCGACTAGTCATAAACAGCTTAAATGCTCATGGTAGGGGGCAACATAACGGCCCATCAATGCCATATCAAACTATAATGAATGGCATGCACCATTTGAATGTAGTTCACCCTATTGGCAATCAAGGGATGCCTCCACGAGTGGAGCAGTCTGCTGGACGTCCTGGTTGGAATGTGCCTAGGGATAGTGTTCCTGATGGTCAAATACCAGCTTATGCATCATCAGGATCAGGTCATTATCAGTATGACAGATCAGGGCAATATGAACAAGGTAACCGAGGAAGGCAACAAAATCACCCATATGCAAGAGATGGCTACCATGATGCAAGAGGCAGGGTTCCACCTGCATATGGATACCAGCAGACTGGTGGCAACATGTATTCATCACAGCCTGTTGCTCTGCCACCGGGTCCTGGACTGTATGGGCAACAACCCCCATCAGCGTATCCTGGGGTTCGTGGTGGAGGCTACCAGCCCCCTCCATATGGTGGAGCCCAACAGTGGCAGCAACAACCATATAGTTCATATGCTGGAAGAGGGCCTTATGGAGGCGGACCACCACCCACAAGGGCTGATTCACGATCACAGCAATCACAGAACCGTTACGGTGCTTTGGACAGAAGTTCCAACCGGAGACCTCCATCTGGATATGGCCGATAA
- the LOC117857334 gene encoding 5'-3' exoribonuclease 3 isoform X2 → MSYIRGQRNLSGFKPNTRHCLYGLDADLIMLALATHEVHFSILREVVYTPGQQDKCFLCGQVGHLAANCEGKVKRKAGEFDEKGDAIVPKKPYQFLNIWTLREYLEYEFRMPNPPFQIDFERIVDDFIFMCFFVGNDFLPHMPTLEIREGAINLLMAVYKKEFPSMGGYLTDSCTPDLDRVEHFIQAVGSYEDKIFQKRARLHQRQAERIKREKAQAKRGDDLDPHVRDDLIVPVQRFQGSRLASGAVPAPYEQNGSHKDNKEMNNRARKAARVSTSGSSIAAAIVDAENDLEAQERDNKEELKSMLKDALREKSDIFNSENPEEDKVKLGEPGWRERYYEEKFGARTPEQIEEIRRDVVLKYTEGLCWVMHYYYEGVCSWQWFYPYHYAPFASDLRDLGQLDITFELGTPFKPFDQLMGVFPAASAHALPLQYRRLMMDPNSPIIDFYPTDFEVDMNGKRYSWQGIAKLPFIDEARLLAEIKKVEHTLTPEEARRNSVMFDMLFVNGSHPLSPYIYSLNSKFGHLPDKERNEIKEKLDPSASGGMNGYITLCSGDPCPPIFRSPVDGLEDIMDNQVICSIYKLPDHHKHIARPPAGVIIPKKTVEAGDLKPPPVLWHEDSGRRPHDNSNRHNPPGAISGRQLGEAAHRLVINSLNAHGRGQHNGPSMPYQTIMNGMHHLNVVHPIGNQGMPPRVEQSAGRPGWNVPRDSVPDGQIPAYASSGSGHYQYDRSGQYEQGNRGRQQNHPYARDGYHDARGRVPPAYGYQQTGGNMYSSQPVALPPGPGLYGQQPPSAYPGVRGGGYQPPPYGGAQQWQQQPYSSYAGRGPYGGGPPPTRADSRSQQSQNRYGALDRSSNRRPPSGYGR, encoded by the exons ATGTCGTACATTCGTGGCCAACGGAATCTGTCTGGTTTTAAACCAAATACACGCCATTGCCTGTATGGCCTG GATGCAGATCTGATCATGTTAGCTTTAGCAACACATGAAGTACACTTCTCAATACTGAGAGAG GTAGTTTATACACCTGGACAGCAGGATAAATGCTTCTTGTGTGGTCAGGTGGGACATTTAGCAGCAAACTGTGAAGGAAAGGTGAAAAGAAAAGCTGGGGAGTTTGATGAGAAGGGTGATGCTATTGTTCCCAAGAAGCCTTATCAG TTCTTGAATATATGGACCCTTCGGGAGTACTTAGAATATGAGTTCAGAATGCCAAACCCACCCTTCCAAATTGATTTTGAACGCATTGTTGATGATTTCATCTTCATGTGCTTCTTTGTTGGCAACGATTTTCTTCCACATATGCCAACACTAGAGATCCGTGAG GGAGCTATTAATTTGCTAATGGCAGTAtacaagaaggaatttccctCAATGGGTGGCTATTTAACTGATTCTTGCACG CCTGATCTGGATAGAGTTGAACACTTCATTCAAGCAGTTGGTTCCTATGAGGATAAAATATTTCAGAAAAGAGCCCGTTTGCATCAG CGTCAAGCAGAAAGAATTAAACGAGAAAAGGCCCAAGCTAAGCGGGGTGATGATCTGGATCCTCATGTTAGGGACGATCTTATTGTACCTGTTCAACGTTTTCAAGGGTCTCGCCTGGCCTCTGGGGCTGTACCTGCACCATATGAGCAGAATGGATCTCACAAAGACAACAAAGAAATGAACAATCGAGCTCGGAAAGCTGCGCGAGTATCAACGTCAGGTTCCAGCATTGCTGCAGCCATAGTTGATGCTGAAAATGACCTTGAAGCCCAA GAACGTGACAACAAAGAAGAACTGAAGTCAATGCTTAAAGATGCACTTCGAGAGAAGTCAGATATTTTTAATTCTGAAAATCCAGAGGAGGATAAG GTGAAACTTGGAGAACCGGGATGGAGGGAAAGGTACTATGAAGAGAAATTTGGGGCAAGAACACCTGAACAGATTGAAGAAATACGGAGAGATGTC GTTCTCAAATACACTGAAGGTTTGTGTTGGGTAATGCACTACTATTACGAAGGGGTCTGCTCATGGCAATG GTTCTATCCTTATCACTATGCTCCGTTCGCTTCGGATTTGAGGGATTTGGGTCAACTTGATATTACATTTGAACTTGGGACACCGTTCAAACCTTTTGATCAGCTTATGGGGGTTTTCCCAGCTGCAAG TGCCCATGCACTGCCGCTACAGTATCGGCGACTGATGATGGATCCAAATTCACCAATAATTGACTTTTATCCTACTG ATTTTGAAGTAGATATGAATGGGAAGAGATATTCTTGGCAA GGAATTGCAAAATTGCCCTTTATCGATGAAGCTCGCTTATTGGCTGAGATAAAAAAAGTTGAGCATACTTTGACG CCTGAAGAAGCAAGGAGAAACAGTGTCATGTTCGATATGCTTTTTGTGAATGGATCACACCCGCTTTCTCCATATATCTACTCTCTCAACAGCAAATTTGGACATCTGCCTGACAAAGAGAGAaatgaaattaaagaaaagcttGATCCTTCTGCTAG TGGAGGAATGAATGGCTACATAACTCTTTGCAGTGGGGATCCATGCCCTCCTATCTTTAGGTCTCCTGTGGATGGGCTGGAGGATATTATGGATAATCAAGTGAT ATGCTCGATCTACAAGCTTCCGGATCATCATAAGCACATAGCCCGGCCTCCAGCTGGTGTTATCATACCCAAGAAG ACTGTTGAAGCTGGGGATCTGAAACCACCTCCAGTGCTGTGGCATGAAGACAGCGGCAGGAGGCCTCATGATAATAGCAACAG GCACAACCCACCAGGAGCCATATCAGGCCGCCAACTTGGAGAGGCAGCCCACCGACTAGTCATAAACAGCTTAAATGCTCATGGTAGGGGGCAACATAACGGCCCATCAATGCCATATCAAACTATAATGAATGGCATGCACCATTTGAATGTAGTTCACCCTATTGGCAATCAAGGGATGCCTCCACGAGTGGAGCAGTCTGCTGGACGTCCTGGTTGGAATGTGCCTAGGGATAGTGTTCCTGATGGTCAAATACCAGCTTATGCATCATCAGGATCAGGTCATTATCAGTATGACAGATCAGGGCAATATGAACAAGGTAACCGAGGAAGGCAACAAAATCACCCATATGCAAGAGATGGCTACCATGATGCAAGAGGCAGGGTTCCACCTGCATATGGATACCAGCAGACTGGTGGCAACATGTATTCATCACAGCCTGTTGCTCTGCCACCGGGTCCTGGACTGTATGGGCAACAACCCCCATCAGCGTATCCTGGGGTTCGTGGTGGAGGCTACCAGCCCCCTCCATATGGTGGAGCCCAACAGTGGCAGCAACAACCATATAGTTCATATGCTGGAAGAGGGCCTTATGGAGGCGGACCACCACCCACAAGGGCTGATTCACGATCACAGCAATCACAGAACCGTTACGGTGCTTTGGACAGAAGTTCCAACCGGAGACCTCCATCTGGATATGGCCGATAA